The following proteins are co-located in the Vigna angularis cultivar LongXiaoDou No.4 chromosome 2, ASM1680809v1, whole genome shotgun sequence genome:
- the LOC108327606 gene encoding putative transcription factor bHLH086 codes for MALAKDQNIPHDSTMSTKVPNCVFSEAVETTSVTVHRVNEYHKSVIEEENGSQTTNGLSNDSGITHSPPLSGSGKGYTYKEKSYQLDEEESLIHFKGYSNLMQGGESLLSFQHNRLVPNSCYSKDISQKEYCVWENSLHQGHNHWNQHSPRSNKDMRLVQDFNCFQTASCYGSMVDNAKEKQYGERSSGWLYSASTIPNDKSLHNLAAREMVLQKRPSMGESMKAAKKQCSTESKTLKHKSSPSKDPQSVAAKNRRERISERLKILQELVPNGSKVDMVTMLEKAISYVKFLQLQVKVLATDELWPAQGGKPPDISQVKEVIDAIRSSQRERSLNSK; via the exons ATGGCACTGGCCAAAGACCAAAACATTCCACATGATTCAACCATGAGCACCAAGGTTCCAAACTGTGTTTTCAGTGAGGCCGTGGAAACTACCTCAGTGACCGTTCATAGGGTCAATGAGTACCACAAATCAGTTATAGAAGAGGAAAATGGCTCACAAACTACCAATGGCCTCAGCAATGATTCAGGTATAACGCATTCTCCTCCTCTATCCGGCAGTGGCAAAGGGTATACTTATAAGGAGAAAAGTTACCAGCTTGACGAAGAAGAATCACTGATTCATTTCAAAGGGTACAGCAATCTCATGCAAGGAGGTGAATCTTTGCTTAGCTTTCAGCATAACAGGCTGGTCCCTAACAGTTGTTACTCGAAAGATATTAGTCAGAAAGAGTACTGTGTTTGGGAGAATAGTTTGCATCAAGGTCATAACCACTGGAATCAGCATAGTCCAAGAAGTAATAAAGACATGCGCCTGGTGCAGGATTTCAATTGCTTTCAAACTGCTAGTTGCTATGGCTCCATGGTCGACAATGCAAAAGAGAAGCAATATGGCGAACGTTCATCAGGGTGGCTATACTCAGCATCAACTATCCCTAATGATAAGAGCCTCCACAATTTAGCAGCACGAGAGATGGTGTTGCAAAAGCGTCCTTCTATG GGAGAGAGCATGAAAGCTGCAAAGAAGCAATGCTCAACTGAGAGCAAAACGCTAAAACACAAGTCAAGCCCCTCCAAGGATCCTCAAAGTGTGGCTGCCAAG AATCGAAGAGAGAGGATAAGTGAACGACTGAAGATACTACAAGAACTAGTGCCTAACGGCTCCAAg GTTGATATGGTTACCATGCTGGAGAAAGCAATTAGCTACGTCAAGTTTCTTCAACTTCAAGTGAAA GTGTTGGCAACTGATGAATTATGGCCTGCGCAAGGTGGAAAACCTCCTGATATTTCTCAAGTAAAGGAAGTCATCGATGCCATTCGTTCATCACAAAGAGAGAGAAGTTTAAACTCAAAGTAG